In a single window of the Cupriavidus sp. P-10 genome:
- a CDS encoding glutathione S-transferase family protein, with product MKLVIGNKNYSSWSLRPWLLLRQAGIEFEEVQVRLFTGSFAAEIARYSPAGKVPALVDGDVTVWDSLAIAEYVAERFPEKTLWPADRAERAVARAVCAEMHSGFGNLRSQLPMNVTAVLPGCGWNVAVQRDVDRIAAIWGGLRQQHGARGPFLFGEFTVADAFFAPVVSRFATYGIHLPEDAKAYADFMLALPTMQEWIAAAHEERDFLADDEPYRVSPDRPDAIIVNH from the coding sequence ATGAAGCTCGTCATCGGCAACAAGAATTACTCCTCCTGGTCGCTGCGCCCCTGGCTGCTGCTGCGCCAGGCCGGCATTGAATTCGAAGAGGTACAGGTGCGCCTGTTCACCGGCAGCTTCGCCGCCGAGATCGCGCGCTATTCGCCTGCCGGCAAGGTACCGGCGCTGGTCGATGGCGACGTCACCGTGTGGGACTCGCTGGCGATCGCCGAATATGTGGCCGAGCGCTTCCCGGAAAAGACGCTGTGGCCCGCCGACCGCGCCGAGCGTGCGGTGGCGCGCGCGGTTTGCGCCGAGATGCATTCCGGCTTCGGCAACCTGCGCAGCCAGTTGCCGATGAACGTGACCGCGGTGCTGCCCGGATGCGGCTGGAACGTGGCCGTGCAGCGCGACGTCGACCGCATTGCCGCGATCTGGGGCGGGCTGCGCCAGCAGCATGGTGCGCGCGGGCCGTTCCTGTTCGGCGAATTCACCGTGGCCGACGCCTTTTTCGCGCCGGTGGTGAGCCGCTTTGCCACCTATGGCATCCACCTGCCGGAAGACGCCAAGGCCTATGCCGACTTCATGCTGGCGCTGCCGACCATGCAGGAGTGGATCGCCGCCGCACACGAGGAGCGCGATTTCCTGGCCGACGACGAGCCCTACCGCGTGTCCCCCGACCGGCCCGACGCGATCATCGTCAACCACTGA
- a CDS encoding class I SAM-dependent methyltransferase, with amino-acid sequence MQKAASLPLPPADAQAASDTLTARIGESIDAAGGWIGFDRYMALALYAPGLGYYSGGSAKFGRDARDGSDFITAPELSPFFARTLARQVAPLVAQDLPRMMEFGAGTGRLAADLLLGLEQEGQLPQEYAIVELSGELRARQQETLAQRAPHLAARVRWLDALPDSFEGVIVGNEVLDAMPVQLYARVGGRWHERGVARAETGAATAFRFEDRLLADADVPAMLRDIAGDHDVVTETHAEAEGFTRAVGAMLARGTAFFIDYGFPAAEYYHPQRAGGTLMCHYRHHAHPDPFLYPGLQDITAHVNFSGIAAAAVETGLTVSGFASQARFLMNAGITELLMALDPSDARAFLPQANAVQKLLSEAEMGELFKVIALTRGLDDGTDQSEPLAGFARGDRCHTL; translated from the coding sequence ATGCAGAAAGCCGCTAGTTTACCCCTTCCCCCCGCCGACGCGCAGGCCGCTTCCGATACCCTTACAGCCCGTATTGGCGAATCGATCGATGCGGCCGGCGGCTGGATCGGCTTTGACCGCTATATGGCGCTGGCGCTGTACGCGCCCGGCCTGGGCTACTACAGCGGCGGTTCGGCCAAGTTCGGGCGCGATGCCCGCGACGGCAGCGACTTCATTACCGCACCGGAACTGAGCCCGTTCTTCGCGCGCACGCTGGCGCGCCAGGTCGCGCCACTGGTGGCGCAAGACCTGCCGCGGATGATGGAGTTCGGCGCCGGCACCGGCCGCCTGGCCGCGGACTTGCTGCTGGGGCTGGAGCAGGAAGGCCAGCTGCCGCAGGAATACGCGATCGTCGAACTGTCCGGCGAGCTGCGCGCACGCCAGCAGGAAACGCTGGCGCAGCGCGCCCCGCACCTGGCAGCGCGCGTGCGCTGGCTGGACGCGCTGCCCGACAGTTTCGAGGGCGTCATCGTCGGCAACGAAGTGCTCGATGCGATGCCGGTGCAGCTCTACGCACGCGTTGGTGGCCGTTGGCACGAACGCGGCGTGGCCCGCGCCGAAACCGGCGCGGCCACGGCATTCCGCTTCGAGGACCGCTTGCTCGCCGATGCCGACGTGCCCGCAATGCTGCGCGACATTGCCGGCGACCATGATGTCGTCACCGAGACCCATGCCGAAGCCGAGGGCTTCACGCGTGCCGTCGGCGCGATGCTGGCGCGCGGCACCGCCTTCTTCATCGACTACGGCTTTCCCGCCGCCGAGTACTACCACCCGCAGCGCGCCGGCGGCACGCTGATGTGCCACTACCGCCATCACGCGCATCCGGACCCGTTCCTCTACCCCGGCCTGCAGGACATCACCGCGCACGTCAATTTCAGCGGCATCGCCGCCGCCGCGGTGGAAACCGGGCTGACCGTATCGGGCTTTGCCTCGCAGGCGCGCTTCCTGATGAACGCGGGCATCACCGAGCTGCTGATGGCGCTGGACCCGTCCGATGCGCGCGCCTTCCTGCCGCAAGCCAACGCCGTGCAAAAGCTGCTGTCCGAAGCGGAGATGGGCGAGCTGTTCAAGGTCATCGCGCTGACGCGGGGCCTCGACGACGGCACGGACCAGAGCGAGCCGCTGGCCGGCTTCGCCCGCGGCGACCGCTGCCACACCCTGTAA
- a CDS encoding multifunctional CCA addition/repair protein: protein MQVYAVGGAIRDELLGKPSQDRDYVVVGATPHEMEAAGYRPVGKDFPVFLHPRTHEEYALARTERKTAMGYKGFAFYCEPDVTLEDDLVRRDLTINAMAREVDADGNLVGPVIDPHGGQRDLQARLFRHVSDAFAEDPVRILRLARFAARFHGFTVAAETQRLMREMVTAGEVDALVPERVWQELARGLMEAHPSRMFEVLRDCGALARLLPELDRLWGVPQRADFHPEVDTGVHVMMVIDTAAAMGVPLPVRFAALVHDLGKGTTPEDVLPRHTGHELRSVNLLEEVCLRLRVPNDCRDLALVVAREHGNIHRSLEFSAAAVVRLLERCDALRKPGRFALALQACEADKRGRKGFEHSDYPQATRLLAAREAAAGVDAGAIARACADDVGQIKDRVHAARVAAVAQRLGEHAPD, encoded by the coding sequence ATGCAGGTGTATGCCGTCGGCGGCGCGATCCGCGACGAACTGCTGGGCAAGCCCAGCCAGGACCGTGACTACGTAGTCGTCGGCGCGACCCCGCACGAGATGGAAGCCGCGGGCTATCGTCCCGTGGGCAAGGATTTCCCGGTCTTCCTGCATCCGCGTACCCATGAGGAATACGCGCTGGCACGCACCGAGCGCAAGACCGCGATGGGCTACAAGGGCTTCGCCTTCTACTGCGAGCCCGATGTCACGCTGGAAGACGACCTGGTCCGGCGCGACCTGACCATCAATGCGATGGCGCGCGAGGTCGATGCCGACGGCAACCTGGTCGGCCCGGTGATCGACCCGCACGGCGGCCAGCGCGACCTGCAGGCCCGGCTGTTCCGCCACGTCTCCGATGCCTTCGCCGAAGACCCGGTGCGCATCCTGCGGCTGGCGCGCTTCGCCGCGCGCTTCCACGGGTTCACCGTCGCCGCAGAGACCCAGCGCCTGATGCGCGAGATGGTGACGGCCGGAGAGGTCGATGCGCTGGTGCCCGAGCGCGTCTGGCAGGAGCTGGCGCGCGGCCTGATGGAAGCGCACCCGTCGCGGATGTTCGAGGTGCTGCGCGACTGCGGCGCGCTGGCGCGCTTGCTGCCCGAGCTTGACCGCCTGTGGGGCGTGCCGCAGCGCGCCGACTTCCACCCGGAAGTCGATACCGGCGTGCACGTGATGATGGTGATCGACACCGCCGCCGCAATGGGCGTGCCGCTGCCGGTGCGCTTTGCCGCGCTGGTGCACGACCTGGGCAAGGGCACTACGCCCGAAGACGTGCTGCCGCGCCATACCGGCCATGAGCTGCGCAGCGTCAACCTGCTGGAAGAGGTCTGCCTGCGGCTGCGCGTGCCCAACGATTGCCGCGACCTGGCGCTGGTGGTGGCGCGCGAGCACGGCAATATCCACCGCTCGCTGGAATTCAGCGCCGCTGCGGTGGTACGGCTGCTGGAGCGCTGCGACGCGCTGCGCAAGCCCGGCCGCTTCGCGCTGGCGCTGCAGGCGTGCGAGGCCGACAAGCGCGGGCGCAAGGGCTTCGAGCACAGCGACTATCCGCAGGCGACGCGGCTGCTGGCGGCGCGCGAAGCCGCCGCCGGCGTCGATGCCGGTGCGATCGCGCGCGCCTGTGCGGACGACGTGGGGCAGATCAAGGACCGCGTCCATGCGGCCCGCGTCGCGGCCGTGGCGCAACGGCTCGGCGAGCACGCACCGGATTGA
- a CDS encoding dihydroneopterin aldolase: MTMLAALSHPSLQDCRRMFLRNYEVQINIGVHEFEKKGEQRVLINIDLFVPLEECTPHADKLDEVVDYDFMRNTVAERMAQGHVHLQETLCDDVARAMLKHPKVRAVRVSTEKPDVYPDCDSVGVEVFQIKQGA; the protein is encoded by the coding sequence ATGACCATGCTCGCCGCTCTTTCCCACCCCAGCCTGCAGGACTGCCGACGCATGTTCCTGCGCAACTATGAAGTGCAGATCAATATCGGCGTGCATGAGTTCGAGAAGAAGGGCGAGCAGCGCGTGCTGATCAATATCGACCTGTTCGTGCCGCTGGAAGAATGCACCCCGCACGCCGACAAGCTCGACGAAGTGGTTGACTACGACTTCATGCGCAACACCGTGGCCGAGCGCATGGCGCAGGGCCACGTCCACTTGCAGGAAACGCTGTGCGACGACGTCGCGCGCGCCATGCTCAAGCACCCCAAGGTGCGCGCCGTGCGCGTGTCGACCGAGAAGCCCGACGTGTACCCGGACTGCGATTCCGTGGGCGTCGAGGTGTTCCAGATCAAGCAGGGCGCCTGA
- a CDS encoding 5-formyltetrahydrofolate cyclo-ligase: MSSSSATSPATLPATSPASSQIDPAEDRRAQRARLLSLRAGLPSREDADARIAATLSDLLAGLAVRCLGFYWPIQQEFDARGAVAHWLAAVPGRQAALPAVSRPGAPLDFHLWDPDTPMARGHYGIPIPDGTEAVTPDALLIPCVGFSPDKFRLGYGGGFYDRTLAALAHRPVAIGIGYEACRIALPAQPHDVAMDWIVTEAGTF, encoded by the coding sequence ATGTCCTCAAGTTCCGCCACCTCGCCCGCCACCTTGCCCGCCACCTCGCCCGCCAGTTCGCAAATCGACCCCGCCGAAGACCGCCGCGCGCAGCGTGCGCGCCTGCTGTCCTTGCGTGCCGGCCTGCCCTCGCGCGAGGATGCCGATGCGCGCATCGCCGCCACGCTGTCCGACCTGCTGGCGGGCCTGGCCGTGCGCTGCCTGGGCTTCTACTGGCCGATCCAGCAGGAGTTCGACGCGCGCGGCGCGGTCGCGCACTGGCTTGCGGCCGTGCCGGGGCGCCAGGCCGCGCTGCCGGCGGTGAGCCGGCCCGGCGCGCCGCTGGACTTCCATCTGTGGGACCCGGACACGCCGATGGCCAGGGGCCACTATGGCATCCCGATCCCAGACGGCACCGAGGCCGTGACGCCCGACGCGCTGCTCATTCCCTGTGTCGGTTTCAGCCCGGACAAGTTCCGCCTGGGTTACGGCGGCGGCTTCTACGACCGCACGCTGGCCGCGCTGGCGCATCGGCCCGTGGCGATCGGCATCGGCTATGAAGCGTGCCGCATCGCGCTGCCTGCGCAGCCGCATGACGTGGCGATGGACTGGATCGTCACCGAGGCCGGGACGTTCTAG
- a CDS encoding SDR family oxidoreductase has product MPASDTPAPAAANPAAAQTAARGVALVTGGARRLGRAIALELATQGWDVAVHCHRSVDEAEALATRIRALGRRAAVLRADLADEAATGRLIADCIAALGLPTCLVNNASLFQYDVATSFSYASLDTHMRTNVAAPLLLARELHKALAAAAPGGDKDKAAEPRGVVINLLDQKLDNLNPDFLSYTLSKAALQTATVQLAQALAPRIRVVGVAPGITLVSGEQSEQSFRRAHRVTPLGQSSTPEDIAQAVAYMAQAKAVTGTTLYVDGGQHLMPLARDVMFLTE; this is encoded by the coding sequence ATGCCCGCATCCGATACCCCGGCACCCGCTGCCGCCAATCCTGCCGCCGCCCAGACCGCTGCCCGCGGCGTCGCCCTCGTCACCGGCGGCGCGCGTCGCCTGGGCCGCGCCATTGCGCTGGAACTGGCAACGCAAGGCTGGGACGTGGCCGTGCATTGCCACCGCTCGGTCGACGAGGCCGAGGCGCTGGCAACCAGGATCCGCGCGCTCGGCCGCCGGGCCGCGGTGCTGCGCGCCGACCTCGCAGACGAGGCCGCCACCGGCCGCCTGATCGCGGACTGCATCGCCGCGCTGGGCTTGCCGACCTGCCTGGTCAACAACGCCTCGCTGTTCCAGTATGACGTGGCGACCAGTTTCTCGTATGCGTCGCTCGATACGCATATGCGCACCAATGTGGCGGCGCCGCTGCTGCTGGCGCGCGAGCTGCACAAGGCGCTGGCCGCCGCTGCCCCGGGCGGCGACAAAGACAAGGCGGCCGAACCGCGCGGCGTGGTGATCAACCTGCTCGACCAGAAGCTGGACAACCTGAATCCCGATTTCCTGTCGTACACGCTGTCCAAGGCCGCGCTGCAGACCGCCACGGTGCAGCTGGCGCAGGCGCTGGCGCCGCGCATCCGCGTGGTCGGCGTGGCGCCGGGCATCACGCTGGTGTCGGGCGAGCAGTCGGAGCAGAGCTTCCGCCGCGCGCATCGCGTGACGCCGCTGGGCCAGTCCTCGACGCCCGAGGATATCGCCCAGGCGGTGGCCTATATGGCGCAGGCGAAAGCTGTCACCGGCACCACGCTGTATGTGGACGGCGGCCAGCACCTGATGCCGCTGGCGCGCGACGTGATGTTCCTGACCGAGTAA
- a CDS encoding Mut7-C RNAse domain-containing protein — protein MVTATFRFYEELNDFLAPDQRRRDLPCACARAATVKHMIEALGVPHTEVELILVNGESSVFERQLRDGDRVSVYPKFERLDVTPLLRVREHPLRVMHFVADAHLGGLAHLLRMTGFDTLYDNHFEDSEIERIAVDEGRVVLTRDRELLKRRGITHGCYVRALKPRQQVREIFARLDLARSARPFSLCLDCNVPLHALDAAAAAGRVPDGVLERHRSFATCDQCRRVFWEGSHWRCMRALVDELVQAG, from the coding sequence ATGGTCACCGCCACCTTCCGCTTCTACGAGGAACTGAACGACTTCCTCGCGCCGGACCAGCGCCGGCGTGACCTGCCCTGCGCGTGCGCGCGCGCCGCGACTGTCAAGCACATGATCGAGGCGCTGGGCGTCCCCCACACCGAGGTCGAGCTGATCCTGGTCAACGGCGAGTCCTCCGTCTTCGAGCGCCAGCTGCGGGATGGCGACCGGGTCTCGGTCTATCCCAAGTTCGAACGCCTCGACGTCACGCCGCTGCTGCGCGTGCGCGAACACCCGCTGCGCGTGATGCATTTCGTTGCCGATGCGCACCTGGGCGGCCTTGCGCACCTGCTGCGCATGACCGGCTTCGACACCCTCTACGACAACCACTTCGAAGACAGCGAGATCGAGCGTATCGCGGTCGACGAAGGCCGCGTCGTGCTGACGCGCGACCGCGAACTGCTGAAGCGCCGCGGCATCACGCACGGCTGCTATGTGCGCGCGCTCAAGCCGCGCCAGCAGGTGCGCGAGATCTTCGCGCGGCTGGACCTGGCGCGCAGCGCGCGGCCGTTCTCGCTGTGCCTGGACTGCAATGTGCCGCTGCACGCGCTGGATGCAGCCGCGGCGGCCGGGCGCGTGCCCGACGGCGTGCTGGAGCGGCACCGCAGCTTCGCCACCTGCGACCAGTGCCGGCGGGTATTCTGGGAAGGCTCGCACTGGCGCTGCATGCGCGCGCTGGTGGACGAGCTGGTGCAGGCCGGCTGA
- a CDS encoding complex I NDUFA9 subunit family protein — translation MQTSNVLVIGGAGFIGSHLVSRLAGAASASGAPLAPGSNPDSPIAPDRIVVGTRNVEHAQHLLLLPRVEVAELGLADNAALDDAIGSLGVDGIVVNLVGVLHGERADPYGDAFASAHVEMVRQIVASCLSTGVRRLLHMSALGADSKGPSMYLRSKGDGERIVRASGLEWTILRPSVVFGPDDHFLNLFAQMQQMAPIVPLACAQARFQPVFVQDVVQAFLNAMVNPATIGRGYELGGPQVYTLEELVRFAGRASGHPRPVIALPDALARVQATIMEHMPGDPLLSRDNLDSMQLDNVLEHPVAPELDLHPASLESVMTDALAGRNRDAALTSMRASVHR, via the coding sequence ATGCAGACCAGCAACGTCCTCGTCATCGGTGGCGCCGGCTTTATCGGCAGCCACCTTGTCTCGCGCCTGGCCGGCGCCGCCTCTGCCTCGGGTGCGCCTTTAGCCCCGGGCAGCAATCCGGATTCACCGATCGCCCCCGACCGCATCGTGGTCGGCACCCGCAACGTCGAGCACGCACAGCACCTGTTGCTGCTGCCGCGCGTCGAGGTGGCGGAGCTGGGGCTGGCCGACAATGCCGCGCTCGATGACGCCATCGGCTCGCTCGGGGTTGACGGCATTGTCGTCAACCTGGTGGGCGTGCTGCACGGCGAGCGTGCCGATCCCTATGGCGACGCCTTTGCCAGCGCCCATGTGGAAATGGTGCGGCAGATCGTCGCTTCGTGCCTCTCCACCGGCGTGCGCCGGCTGTTGCATATGAGCGCGCTCGGCGCCGACAGCAAGGGGCCGTCGATGTACCTGCGCAGCAAGGGCGACGGCGAGCGCATCGTGCGCGCCAGCGGGCTGGAATGGACCATTCTCCGCCCGTCGGTGGTGTTCGGCCCCGATGACCATTTCCTCAACCTGTTCGCGCAGATGCAGCAGATGGCGCCCATCGTGCCGCTGGCCTGCGCGCAGGCGCGTTTCCAGCCGGTATTCGTACAGGACGTGGTGCAGGCCTTCCTCAATGCGATGGTCAACCCGGCCACCATCGGCCGTGGCTATGAACTGGGTGGCCCGCAGGTCTATACGCTGGAAGAACTGGTGCGCTTCGCCGGCCGCGCTTCCGGCCATCCGCGCCCGGTGATCGCGCTGCCGGATGCGCTGGCGCGGGTGCAGGCGACCATCATGGAACACATGCCGGGCGATCCGCTGCTGTCGCGCGACAACCTCGACTCGATGCAGCTGGACAACGTGCTCGAACATCCGGTCGCGCCGGAGCTGGACCTGCATCCGGCCAGCCTGGAATCGGTGATGACCGACGCGCTGGCCGGGCGCAACCGCGATGCAGCGCTGACCTCGATGCGAGCCAGCGTGCACCGCTGA
- a CDS encoding lytic transglycosylase domain-containing protein, producing the protein MLKGVYLQRAGRAAWIAMACALLVTPVHAQKRPQAPVRQQQPAVIPSDPDEAFAALREAARKNDVERAYAISATLVDYPIPSYVEYFRIKPQMFDASGLARIDAPDDQVRAFLQRYKGQAIADRMRNDWLLVLGKKRDWANFDAEYPQFALKDDTQVECYALLSRALKGQNVAAESRQALSDPRYFGEGCVDLIGYLVQSQQIQRSDVAFQARLALEQNYLTLAGKIAALLPDARVDGDALATIVKMARTDPNQAVAYLGTAQGTLSRDEQGAAWGVIGQFAAKKLMPEAANYYRRQMDLGGNQWLSDDTQEWRVRAALRQGDWKQVRQAVELMRPELRAKDPAWLYWYGRALKAEGRDTEAQQNFQQIAGQFNFYGQLASEELGNRITLPARTTVSDSEANAMRSRAGFQRAQKFYAMNMRFEGNREWNWELRGMNDRELLAAAEYARRLELLDRTVNTADRTRNEHDFALRFLMPYRDIMQRATDDVGLDMAWVYGLIRQESRFLMSARSSAGAHGLMQVMPATAKYVARKIGMNDFSPSMMGDPNINILLGTNYLNMVLTDLDSSWTLASAAYNAGPGRPKTWRSTLARPVEGAIFAETIPFNETRGYVKNVLSNATYYAALMSGRPQSLKSRLGTVAPSPVTTTSLP; encoded by the coding sequence ATGCTGAAGGGAGTATATCTGCAGCGTGCCGGGCGGGCCGCCTGGATCGCCATGGCATGTGCACTGCTTGTCACGCCGGTCCATGCGCAGAAGCGCCCGCAGGCGCCCGTGCGCCAGCAGCAGCCGGCGGTGATCCCGAGCGATCCGGACGAGGCCTTCGCCGCGCTGCGCGAAGCGGCGCGCAAGAACGACGTCGAGCGCGCCTATGCGATCTCGGCCACCCTGGTCGACTACCCGATTCCGTCGTACGTCGAGTACTTCCGCATCAAGCCGCAGATGTTCGACGCCAGCGGCCTGGCGCGCATCGACGCGCCCGACGATCAGGTGCGCGCCTTCCTGCAGCGCTACAAGGGCCAGGCCATCGCCGACCGCATGCGCAACGACTGGCTGCTGGTGCTGGGCAAGAAGCGCGACTGGGCCAATTTCGATGCCGAGTACCCGCAGTTCGCGCTCAAGGACGACACCCAGGTCGAATGCTATGCGCTGCTGTCGCGCGCGCTCAAGGGCCAGAACGTTGCCGCCGAGTCGCGCCAGGCGCTGAGCGATCCGCGCTATTTCGGCGAAGGCTGCGTCGACCTGATCGGCTACCTGGTGCAAAGCCAGCAGATCCAGCGCAGCGATGTCGCCTTCCAGGCGCGGCTGGCGCTGGAGCAGAACTACCTCACGCTGGCCGGCAAGATCGCCGCGCTGCTGCCCGATGCCCGCGTCGACGGCGACGCGCTCGCCACCATCGTCAAGATGGCGCGCACCGACCCCAACCAGGCCGTCGCCTACCTGGGTACCGCCCAGGGCACGCTGTCGCGCGACGAGCAGGGCGCCGCCTGGGGCGTGATCGGCCAGTTCGCGGCCAAGAAGCTGATGCCGGAAGCGGCAAACTACTACCGCCGCCAGATGGACCTGGGCGGCAACCAGTGGCTGTCCGACGACACCCAGGAATGGCGCGTGCGCGCCGCGCTGCGCCAGGGCGACTGGAAGCAGGTGCGCCAGGCGGTCGAGCTGATGCGTCCCGAGCTGCGTGCCAAGGATCCGGCGTGGCTCTACTGGTATGGCCGCGCGCTCAAGGCCGAAGGCCGCGACACCGAGGCGCAGCAGAATTTCCAGCAGATCGCCGGCCAGTTCAATTTCTACGGCCAGCTCGCCAGCGAAGAACTGGGCAACCGCATCACGCTGCCCGCGCGCACGACGGTCAGCGATTCCGAGGCCAATGCCATGCGCTCGCGCGCCGGCTTCCAGCGCGCGCAGAAGTTCTATGCGATGAACATGCGCTTCGAGGGCAACCGCGAATGGAACTGGGAGCTGCGCGGCATGAACGACCGCGAACTGCTCGCCGCGGCTGAATACGCGCGCCGCCTCGAATTGCTCGACCGCACCGTCAACACCGCCGACCGCACCCGCAACGAGCATGACTTCGCGCTGCGCTTCCTGATGCCGTACCGCGACATCATGCAGCGCGCGACCGACGATGTCGGGCTCGACATGGCGTGGGTCTACGGCCTGATCCGCCAGGAATCGCGCTTCCTCATGAGCGCGCGTTCGTCGGCCGGCGCACACGGCCTGATGCAGGTGATGCCGGCGACGGCCAAGTACGTGGCGCGCAAGATCGGCATGAACGATTTTTCGCCGTCGATGATGGGCGATCCGAACATCAACATCCTGCTCGGCACCAATTACCTGAACATGGTGCTGACCGACCTGGACAGCTCCTGGACGCTGGCATCGGCCGCGTACAACGCCGGTCCGGGCCGGCCCAAGACCTGGCGCAGCACGCTGGCGCGGCCCGTGGAAGGCGCGATCTTTGCAGAGACCATCCCGTTCAATGAAACGCGCGGCTATGTGAAGAATGTGCTTTCCAACGCCACGTACTATGCTGCATTGATGAGTGGCCGGCCGCAGTCGCTGAAATCGCGCCTGGGTACGGTCGCGCCGTCGCCGGTGACCACCACCAGCCTGCCCTGA
- a CDS encoding phage holin family protein, with amino-acid sequence MRLLVVWVINAVALFVLPYIIPSIHIKSFGSAMLAALVLGLVNTLIRPILVILTLPVTLLTLGLFIFIINALLFLFVGNLLSGFTVGGFWAALLGSILYSVISWLLASLLLGNRDD; translated from the coding sequence ATGAGACTACTGGTCGTCTGGGTCATCAACGCTGTCGCGCTGTTCGTGCTGCCATACATCATCCCGTCGATCCACATCAAGAGCTTCGGCTCGGCGATGCTGGCGGCGCTGGTGCTGGGCCTGGTCAACACGCTGATCCGGCCGATCCTGGTGATCCTGACGCTGCCGGTCACGCTGCTGACGCTGGGGCTGTTTATCTTCATCATCAACGCGCTGCTGTTCCTGTTCGTCGGCAACCTGCTGTCAGGATTTACGGTTGGCGGTTTCTGGGCGGCGCTGCTGGGCTCCATCCTGTACAGCGTGATTTCGTGGCTGCTCGCCAGCCTGCTGCTGGGCAACCGCGACGACTGA
- a CDS encoding DUF2905 domain-containing protein, with amino-acid sequence MLRWTLTIFLSVIILSAALPWLQKIGLGRLPGDVRFRLFGREFVLPFASTILLSLVALVIGKLL; translated from the coding sequence ATGCTGCGCTGGACCCTCACCATCTTCCTGAGCGTGATCATCCTGTCCGCGGCGCTGCCGTGGCTGCAGAAGATCGGGCTGGGACGGTTGCCGGGGGACGTGCGCTTCCGCCTGTTCGGGCGGGAGTTCGTGCTGCCGTTTGCTTCGACGATCCTGTTGTCGCTGGTGGCGCTGGTGATCGGCAAGCTCTTGTAG
- the metF gene encoding methylenetetrahydrofolate reductase [NAD(P)H] produces MQDRYFSFEFFPPKTAEGTEKLRNTRAQLAPLKPKYISVTFGAGGTTQQGTLDAVLEIQREGIEAAPHLSCVGSSRESIRAILQQYRDGGIRHIVALRGDMPSGMGEIGEFRYANELVEFIRAETGDWFNIEVAAYPEYHPQAKSPRHDLDNFVRKVKAGANSAITQYFYNADAYFRFVDDARALGVEVPIVPGIMPITNYSQLMRFSEMCGAEVPRWVAKRLESFGDDRESIRAFGLDVVTALCERLLAAGVPGLHFYTLNAAGATKAIWQRLKL; encoded by the coding sequence ATGCAAGATCGCTACTTCAGCTTTGAATTCTTCCCGCCCAAGACGGCGGAGGGCACGGAGAAGCTGCGCAACACGCGTGCGCAGCTGGCCCCGCTCAAGCCCAAGTACATCTCGGTGACGTTCGGCGCCGGCGGCACCACGCAGCAGGGCACCCTCGACGCCGTACTGGAAATCCAGCGCGAAGGCATCGAGGCCGCGCCGCACCTGTCGTGCGTGGGCTCGTCGCGCGAGAGCATCCGCGCCATCCTGCAGCAGTACCGCGACGGCGGCATCCGCCATATCGTCGCGCTGCGCGGCGACATGCCCTCGGGCATGGGCGAGATCGGCGAGTTCCGCTATGCCAACGAGCTGGTGGAGTTTATCCGGGCCGAGACCGGCGACTGGTTCAATATCGAAGTCGCCGCGTACCCGGAATATCACCCGCAGGCGAAATCGCCGCGCCACGACCTGGACAATTTCGTGCGCAAGGTCAAGGCCGGTGCCAACTCGGCGATCACGCAGTACTTCTACAACGCCGACGCGTACTTCCGCTTTGTCGACGACGCGCGCGCGCTGGGCGTGGAAGTGCCGATCGTGCCGGGCATCATGCCGATCACCAATTACTCGCAGCTGATGCGCTTCTCCGAGATGTGCGGCGCCGAAGTGCCGCGCTGGGTGGCCAAGCGGCTGGAGAGCTTCGGCGACGACCGTGAATCGATCCGCGCCTTCGGCCTGGACGTGGTCACCGCGCTGTGCGAGCGGCTGCTGGCCGCGGGCGTGCCGGGGCTGCATTTCTACACGCTCAACGCGGCCGGCGCGACCAAGGCGATCTGGCAGCGGCTGAAGCTGTAA